Within Oncorhynchus clarkii lewisi isolate Uvic-CL-2024 unplaced genomic scaffold, UVic_Ocla_1.0 unplaced_contig_3634_pilon_pilon, whole genome shotgun sequence, the genomic segment TGATGTAAAACCTTCTACagcgatcaatcaatcaatcaaatgtatttataaagcccttctttacatcagctgatgtctcaaagtgctgtacagaaacccagcctaaaaccccaaacagcaaacaatgcaggtgtagaagcacggtggctaggaaaaactccctagaaaggccagaacctaggaagaaacctagagaggaaccaggctatgaggggtggccagtcctcttctggctgtgccgggtggagattataacagaacatggccaagatgttcaaatgttcataaatgaccagcatggtctaataataataatcacagtagttgtcgagggtgcagcaagtcagcacctcaggattaaatgtcagttggcttttcatagccgatcattgagagtatctctaccgctcctgctgtctctcgagagctgaaaacagcaggtctgggacagatagcaactccggtgaacaggtcaggattccatagccgcaggcaaaacagttgaaactggagcagcagcacggccaggtggactggggacagcaaggagtcatcaggccaagtagtcctgaggcatggtcctagggctcaggtcctccgagagagaaagaaagaaagctagaaaaggagagagagaattagagagagcatacttaaattcacacaggaccccAGATAAGACacgagaaatactccagatataacatactgaccctatccccccgacacataaactactgcagcataaatactggaggctgagaaaggaggggtcgacagacactgtggccccgtccgacgatacttccagacagggccaaacaggcagaatataaccccacccaccttgccaaagcacagccccacaccactagagggatatcttcaaccaccaacttaccatcctgagacaaggcccatgaagatctccaccacggcacaaacccaagggggggcggcaacccagacaggaagaccacgtcagcgactcaacccactgaagtgatgcacccctcctagggagggcatggaagagcaccagtaaacaAGTGACTCAGCCCTTGTAATAGGATTTGAGGCagagattagccttaacgtcggtagccctgccccctggtaaacagtgtatgatcgctggatgattcgttttaagtctaatactgcgggtaatggagtcaccaatgactagagttgtcaatttgtcagagctaatggtgggaagcttcgacGTCtctgaccccgtaacgggaggagtggagaccagagaaggctcgccTCTGACTCCGAATCGCTGCTTAAAAATGAAAAtgtctgtcggctgaatgagcgacaacggttgagcattcctacagttTTTCCCTCCAGAAgtcatgagaaagttgtccggctgcatGGACAGTGCGAGGGGATTTGTACTAatgttactatctgtacttactggtggcacagatgctGTTACATCCTTTCCTACagtgaaattacccttgcctaacgattgcgtctgatgCTTGGCTTGCTGCACGGCTATCCTCGCAttaggcgatcgttctcctgtatattatgagtacagcgactgcaattagaaggtatcatgttaatgttactacttggcttcggctggtggagctcctgacgaaccacgtccagataaagcatcatgttaatgttactacttggcttcggctggtggaggtcctgtagaaccaggtccagataaagcatcatgttaatgttactactggttggctggtggaggtcctgtagaaccacgtccagataaagcatcatgttaatgttactactggttggctgttggaggtcctgatgaaccatgtccagataaagcatcatgttaatgttactactggttggctggtggaggtcctgatgaaccatgtccagataaagcatcatgttcatgttactactggttggctggtggaggtcctgtagaaccacgtccagataaagtgtcCAGGGTGAAAAAGCTGAATGAAAAAAAAGTAGAGCgagataatttaaaaaaatattaaacgataattaaaaagtaaaaaaacgtaaagttggcaggtagcaaagtaaggttagcatCAAACCGCACAGCAGCACGGAAACAAGTCTACAATGGATCTGATCTAGAGCCTTCTACAGTGATGGGTAATGGATCTGatgtagagccttctacagtgacaggtaatggatctgatgtagagccttctacagtgacaggtaatggatctgatgtagagccttctacagtgaggggtaatggatctgatgtagagccttctacagtgatgggtaatggatctgatgtagagccttctacagtgatgggtaatggatctgatgtagagccttctacagtgaCAGGTAATGGACCTGatgtagagccttctacagtgatgggtaatggatctgatgtagagccttctacagtgaCAGGTAATGGATCTGATGTAGAGCCTACAGTGAGGGGTAATGGATCTGatgtagagccttctacagtgaTGGGTAATGGATCTAatgtagagccttctacagtgacagataatggatctgatgtagagccttctacagtgaTGGGTAATGGATCAGatgtagagccttctacagtgaCAGGTAATGGATCTGATGTAGAGCCTACAGTGACGGGTAATGGATCTGATCTAGAGCCTTCTACAGTGATGGGTAATGGATCTGatgtagagccttctacagtgatgtgtaatggatctgatgtagagccttctacagtgaCAGGTAATGGACCTGatgtagagccttctacagtgaCAGGTGATGGATCTGATGTAGAGCCTACAGTGAGGGGTAATGGATCTGatgtagagccttctacagtgaCAGGTAATGGACCTGatgtagagccttctacagtgaCAGGTAATGGATCTGATGTAGAGCCTACAGTGAGGGGTAATGGATCTGatgtagagccttctacagtgaTGGGTAATGGATCTAATGTAGATCCTTCTACAGTGATGGGTAATGGATCTGatgtagagccttctacagtgatgggtaatggatctgatgtagagccttctacagtgatgggtaatggatctgatgtagagccttctacagtgaCAGGTAATGGACCTGatgtagagccttctacagtgaTGGGTAA encodes:
- the LOC139401346 gene encoding uncharacterized protein, producing the protein MGNGSDVEPSTVMGNGSDVEPSTVTGNGPDVEPSTVMGNGSDVEPSTVTGNGSDVEPTVRGNGSDVEPSTVMGNGSNVEPSTVTDNGSDVEPSTVMGNGSDVEPSTVTGNGSDVEPTVTGNGSDLEPSTVMGNGSDVEPSTVMCNGSDVEPSTVTGNGPDVEPSTVTGDGSDVEPTVRGNGSDVEPSTVTGNGPDVEPSTVTGNGSDVEPTVRGNGSDVEPSTVMGNGSNVDPSTVMGNGSDVEPSTVMGNGSDVEPSTVMGNGSDVEPSTVTGNGPDVEPSTVMGNGSDVEASTVTGNGSDVEPTVRGNGSDVEPSTVMGNGSNVEPSTVTGNGPDVEPSTVMGNGSDVEPSTVTGNGSDVEPTVRGNGSDVEPSTVMGNGSNVEPSTVTDNGSDVEPSTVMGNGSDVEPSTVTGNGSDVEPTVTGNGSDLEPSTMMGNGSDVEPSTVMCNGSDVEPSTVTGNGPDVEPTVRGNGSDVEPSTVTGNGPDVEPSTVT